In Spinacia oleracea cultivar Varoflay chromosome 5, BTI_SOV_V1, whole genome shotgun sequence, a single window of DNA contains:
- the LOC110794620 gene encoding rhamnogalacturonan I rhamnosyltransferase 1, whose translation MCKIESSSSCCSEEKESRRRRRWWGIGIGFDMGVKIVVSDEKKEKSKVSNKSKMKVWMVRATSSVLLWTCIVNLTNLTTYGEVWGPRVLKGWPSCFTQESAYLKLPSSVSTPPRVLPPKRVYKNNGYLMVSCNGGLNQMRSAICDMVTIARYLNVTLIVPELDKTSFWADPSEFQDIFDVDHFISSLRDEVRILKELPPRLKKRLELGKVHTMAPVSWSDISYYNYQILPLIQKYKILHLNRTDARLANNGQPMEIQKLRCRVNFNGLRFTPQIEELGKRVVKLLRQNGPFLVLHLRYEMDMLAFSGCSQGCNTEEVNELTRMRYAYPWWKEKIINSDLKRKDGLCPLTPEETALALRALDIDPSYQIYIAAGEIYGGDRRMASLAEAYPKLVRKETLLNPADLRFFQNHSSQMAALDYLVSLESDIFVPTYDGNMAKVVEGHRRYLGYKRTILLDRRLLVDLIDKYTVGSLSWDEFSTAVKETHAHRSGQPTKRLIIPDRPKEEDYFYSNPQECLESDESLSSSM comes from the exons ATGTGTAAGATAGAGAGTAGTAGTAGCTGTTGTAGTGAGGAGAAGGAAAGCAGGAGAAGAAGGAGGTGGTGGGGGATTGGGATTGGGTTTGATATGGGGGTTAAAATTGTAGTTAGTGATGAGAAGAAGGAGAAATCCAAGGTCTCGAATAAGTCGAAGATGAAGGTATGGATGGTTCGAGCTACATCATCAGTTTTGCTATGGACTTGTATTGTCAATTTGACCAATTTGACCACTTATGGGGAGGTTTGGGGGCCTAGAGTCTTGAAGGGTTGGCCCTCTTGTTTTACTCAGGAATCTGCTTATCTCAAGTTGCCGTCTTCTGTTTCAACCCCACCTCGTGTTCTTCCTCCTAAAA GAGTTTATAAGAACAATGGTTACCTGATGGTTTCGTGCAATGGAGGACTTAATCAAATGAGATCAGCA ATATGTGACATGGTGACCATTGCTAGATACCTTAATGTCACTCTTATAGTTCCAGAGCTGGATAAAACGTCCTTCTGGGCTGATCCTAG TGAGTTTCAAGACATATTTGATGTGGATCATTTTATTTCATCCTTGAGAGATGAAGTTAGGATTCTGAAGGAGCTTCCCCCTAGGCTCAAGAAAAGACTGGAGCTAGGAAAAGTTCATACTATGGCTCCTGTTAGCTGGTCTGATATATCATATTACAACTACCAG ATTCTTCCTTTGATACAAAAGTACAAGATTTTGCATTTAAACAGAACAGATGCCCGGCTTGCCAATAATGGTCAACCGATGGAAATTCAAAAGCTTAGATGTCGGGTTAATTTCAATGGCTTGAGATTTACTCCACAGATTGAGGAGCTCGGAAAAAGGGTTGTCAAGCTGCTGCGTCAAAATGGTCCTTTCCTTGTTCTTCATTTGCGATATGAAATGGACATGTTAGCATTTTCTGGCTGTTCCCAGGGTTGCAATACTGAGGAGGTGAATGAATTGACCAGAATGAG ATATGCTTACCCATGGTGGAAAGAGAAAATTATAAATTCtgacttgaaaaggaaagatgGACTCTGTCCACTGACGCCAGAGGAAACTGCTTTGGCACTTCGGGCTTTAGACATAGACCCTAGTTATCAGATATATATTGCAGCTGGTGAAATATATGGTGGCGATAGGAGGATGGCTAGTCTTGCTGAGGCTTACCCAAAGCTG GTGAGGAAAGAGACACTATTGAATCCTGCAGACTTGAGATTTTTTCAGAATCACTCGTCTCAGATGGCTGCATTAGATTATCTTGTTTCACTGGAGAGTGATATCTTCGTTCCTACTTATGATGGAAATATGGCCAAAGTTGTCGAAGGACATCGCAG GTACCTTGGGTACAAAAGGACTATATTGTTGGACAGAAGGTTGTTAGTTgatttgatagataaatatacTGTTGGGTCATTAAGTTGGGATGAGTTCTCAACTGCTGTTAAGGAAACTCATGCACATCGCAGTGGACAACCAACAAAAAGGTTGATAATACCTGACAGACCGAAAGAGGAAGACTATTTCTACTCAAATCCTCAGGAGTGTCTCGAATCCGATGAATCCTTAAGTAGCAGCATGTGA